TCAATCTTATCTAATTGATCTTTATGCCCGATCGTATACTGCGGCATAGCATTTCGCCACCGGCTCACTACTGAAAATTCCGGAGCTTTGGTAATGTTCATAGTCTTGTTTAAATCTTTAAGAACGATGTCCTTCAATTCATCATCGGAGAGGTTAACCACTTCTTGATCATTGGGTTTGCCTACATAACAACGGAGTAAAACCTTTCCTTCCGGTGTTGAATGCGGCCATTTTTTATGGGTCCATGTACAGGCTGTAATCCGGAAATCACTATTTCTTGAAACAACAAAACCTGTCCCATCAATATCTTTGTTAATAGCTGAGGCATCGAAGGCCATGGCTACGTTAGCCACCGATGTAGCTTCTGATTTACGAAAAGGTTTGAAAAATTCGTATTGAGAAAGCATCCGTTCACAGGCGGTTTGAGGAACAGAAAGAATAACTGCATCTGCTTTTTCAACCGTGCCATCACTTAAAAGCAAATGGTAGCCTTCTGTTTTTTTTTCAATATGGTCCACCTTCGTATTTTTTCTAACACTTTCCGCACTTAACCCCGCTTCCAGTCCGTCAACTAATGACTGAAGCCCATTCCGGAAGGTACGGAACATACTGGTCTTCTTGGATTTTGCTGATTTTTTTTGCTGTGGACGTGTCTTTCTTAAACCTTTGATTAAGCTTCCGTACTCCTGTTCCAGATCATAAAAATTAGGAAAAGTGGACGAAAGGCTTAATTCATCTATATCTCCTGCATAAATGCCGGAGAGCAAAGGCTCAATTAAATTTTCAACGACTTGATTTCCTAATCTTCTGCGGAAAAAAAGACCAAGAGATTGATCCTCTTCTACTTTTTTAGCAGGCTTGATAATATCCATGGCAGCCCGCAGTTTCCCTGCAGGTGTGAATAAACGTGAAAAGACAAACGGGCCCACTTTAGTTGGGATTCCCATAAAAGAACCACTCGGCATTTTATGGAGCTTACCTTTGACCAGAATATAAGACTGTCCCGTTCCATTCGGTACGAGCTGATCACTTAGCCCTACCTCTTCCGCTAATCTTACAGCACTTTTTTTTCGTTCAAGAAAAGAATCCGGGCCTCGCTCAATAATGAACCCTTCTTTTTTCACGGTTTTTATTTTGCCCCCGAGACGATCACCAGCTTCAATCAGCTCCACATCCAAAGGCAGCTGCTTTTCTCTTGCTTCCTTCTGTAAATAATAGGCTGCAGTAAGGCCGGTGATTCCTCCTCCAACGATAACGACACGTT
This Halobacillus salinarum DNA region includes the following protein-coding sequences:
- the hemY gene encoding protoporphyrinogen oxidase; amino-acid sequence: MEHKRVVIVGGGITGLTAAYYLQKEAREKQLPLDVELIEAGDRLGGKIKTVKKEGFIIERGPDSFLERKKSAVRLAEEVGLSDQLVPNGTGQSYILVKGKLHKMPSGSFMGIPTKVGPFVFSRLFTPAGKLRAAMDIIKPAKKVEEDQSLGLFFRRRLGNQVVENLIEPLLSGIYAGDIDELSLSSTFPNFYDLEQEYGSLIKGLRKTRPQQKKSAKSKKTSMFRTFRNGLQSLVDGLEAGLSAESVRKNTKVDHIEKKTEGYHLLLSDGTVEKADAVILSVPQTACERMLSQYEFFKPFRKSEATSVANVAMAFDASAINKDIDGTGFVVSRNSDFRITACTWTHKKWPHSTPEGKVLLRCYVGKPNDQEVVNLSDDELKDIVLKDLNKTMNITKAPEFSVVSRWRNAMPQYTIGHKDQLDKIEAKMRTELPGVYLAGGGFRGIGLPDCIDQGEAAVNHVLNYLFE